The sequence ACGCCGAGGTCGTGGGTGATCAGGATCATCGCCATGTCGAGGTCGCGCCGCAGGTCGGCCAGCAGGTCCATGATCTGGGCCTGCACGGTGACGTCCAGCGCGGTGGTCGGCTCGTCGGCGATGAGCACCTTCGGGTTCAGGGCGAGCGCCATCGCGATCATGACGCGCTGCCGCATGCCGCCGGAGAACTGGTGCGGGTAGTCGCCGAGCCGCTTCGCCGCGCCCGGGATCTTCACCAGGTCCATCAGCTCGACCGCCCGCCGGCGGGCGTCGGCGCGGGACATGCCCTCGCGCTGGCGCAGTGTCTCGCCGATCTGCCAGCCCACCGGGAAGACCGGGTTCAGCGCGGACAGGGCGTCCTGGAAGATCATCGCGATCTCCTTGCCGCGCACCTGCCGGCGCTCCTCCTCGGACCGGGTCAGCAGGTCCCGGCCCTGGTAGAGGATCTGGCCGGAGCGGATGTGCGCCGGCGGGGTGTCGAGGATGCCCATGATCGCCTGGGCGGTCACCGACTTGCCGGAACCGGACTCGCCGAGCACGGCGAGGGTCTCGCCCGGGTCGAGGTGGTAGGAGACCCCGTTGA comes from Micromonospora viridifaciens and encodes:
- a CDS encoding ABC transporter ATP-binding protein, with translation MTQSAVRPVPATPTPPGGHLLEVRDLHVEFRTNEGVAKVINGVSYHLDPGETLAVLGESGSGKSVTAQAIMGILDTPPAHIRSGQILYQGRDLLTRSEEERRQVRGKEIAMIFQDALSALNPVFPVGWQIGETLRQREGMSRADARRRAVELMDLVKIPGAAKRLGDYPHQFSGGMRQRVMIAMALALNPKVLIADEPTTALDVTVQAQIMDLLADLRRDLDMAMILITHDLGVVAGVADRIAVMYAGRIVEHADVRSLYRTPAHPYTKGLLASIPRLDVRGQALSTIKGLPPNLMRIPSGCPFHPRCPYAQQVCVDEVPHDLALGEGRTSACHFAQEVRDDSAR